AACCTCGATGACGACGGCGATTACTTTACCTGGACTGTTGGCGAAGCGGCTGCCTGCCTCAGCGAAGACGAATTTAAAGTCGCGACCCTGCACTACGACATTGGCGAAGTCGGCGAGATGCACCACAACCACGAAAAGAATGTGCTCTACGTGCGCGCCACAGTGGACGAAATTTCGCGCCGCCTGGGTAAGCCGGTTGAACAGATCCATTTGCTGCTGGCTTCGGCCAAAAAGAAGATGTATGCCGCGCGCCTGCTGCGTCCGACGCCTTACATTGATAAGACCATTTATGTGAACTGGAATGCGCTGTGCATCTCCGCTTACCTAAGCGCTGCCCAGGTGCTCAAACTGGAATCTGCTTCGAGCTTTGCCCTGAAATCACTGGACCGCATTCTGGCACAGGCCTGGGACCCCAAAAAAGGATTGGGACACGTAATCGCCTATTCTGATCCAAAAGCCGAGGTGCGCCACATCCCGGGTATGCTCGACGACTATGCTTACATGACTTGCACGTGCCTCGATGCCTACGAAGCCACCGCCGACCTGCGTTACTTCAAAGTCGCCAAAGAAATCGGCGATGCTATGATCGCGCGCTTTTATGATTCAACTTCCGGCGGATTTTTTGATACTGAGGCGAATGGAAATGATCCTCTGGGGGCGCTGGTGGCGCGACGCAAGCCCTTTCAGGATTCGCCTACGCCGGCGGCTGATCCCTCGGCAGCGATTGCCCTGCTGCGCCTGCACGCCTATACCAACGACACCAGCTACCGCGAGAAAGCAGAGCAAACCCTCGAGGTCTTCGCCGGACTAGCGGAACAATATGGCATGTTCGCCGGCACCTATGGCATCGCCGCCGCCATGTTCTCGGCACCGCATACGCAGGTGGTGATCCTTGAAAAAAATAGCGACGGCGCAGCCGCCAACCAGCTCTACGAAACGGCAATCGAATCCTTTGCCTTGAACAAATCTGTGTTGCGCATCTCAGAAGGTCAGGCCATTGCAGCGAATCTTCCTCCTGCGCTGGCCGAGACGATTCCTAACCTTCCTGCAATCAAAGAAAAAACGGTTGCGGTGGTGTGCTCCGAAGCCTCCTGCAAGCCGCCGGTCAGCAGTGCGGAAGAATTGCGGAAGATGCTGGAATAAGTAAGTTTCTCAGTTGCAGCCCGTTATTTTCCACACCAAACAATTTCGACGTCATATTTCGAGAGCTGGTGATCAGATGTGAGAAGAACCATTTTCTCCACTCGGGCCTGCGCTATCAGCATCCGATCAAAGGGATCGCGATGATGTGGAGGAAGGTCGCCCACAGCCAGCGCATGGGAATGTGTAATCGAGAGCGGCTGAATTCCCCAGGACTGCAACCGTTCTGGTATGTATTGTTTCGCCGGCCCCGGTAAGCTCAACTTACCGAGTGCGATCTTGAGGGAAATCTCCCAAGAACTAACTGCGGAAAGATAAATTTCCTGGTTGGGATCAACCAGCAGCTCCTGTGCGCGTTGATTAAGCTTTTCCTTGGCACCGATGCTCCAAAGGAAAATTACAGTATCGAGCAGGTAGGACACTTGAATTATCTTTTCCGCCGGGGGCGGCGGCCTTCAAAAGCGTCTAAAATATCCGCTGGTAAAGGCGCATCAAAATCGTCAGCTATGCGGATGTGCTCACGGTCCACGCCCAGCTCTCGCTTGGGGTTGACCGGCTGGATTGGAACTAAGCGG
This Terriglobales bacterium DNA region includes the following protein-coding sequences:
- a CDS encoding thioredoxin domain-containing protein → MAQENTTQTSESLNSLTQNSLAQASSSYLRSAMHQPIHWHEWGEAAFAAARQQNKPVLLDIGAVWCHWCHVMDRESYENPEVAKIINEHFIAVKVDRDERPDVDSRYQAAVSAISGQGGWPLTAFLTPDGKPFYGGTYFPPEEHYGRPGFKRVLLSIAQAYQEKHGDVMESADKVMSAISHAEAFAGRSADFSPELVDKIVSSAAKLFDVQHGGFGSQPKFPHPAIMDLLIDRYGRTHADFLKTIITTTLEKMAQGGVYDQLAGGFHRYSVDDRWIVPHFEKMSYDNAGLLLNYVHGYQATRNEFFGDVARDIIRWMDEWLSDRERGGFYGSQDADINLDDDGDYFTWTVGEAAACLSEDEFKVATLHYDIGEVGEMHHNHEKNVLYVRATVDEISRRLGKPVEQIHLLLASAKKKMYAARLLRPTPYIDKTIYVNWNALCISAYLSAAQVLKLESASSFALKSLDRILAQAWDPKKGLGHVIAYSDPKAEVRHIPGMLDDYAYMTCTCLDAYEATADLRYFKVAKEIGDAMIARFYDSTSGGFFDTEANGNDPLGALVARRKPFQDSPTPAADPSAAIALLRLHAYTNDTSYREKAEQTLEVFAGLAEQYGMFAGTYGIAAAMFSAPHTQVVILEKNSDGAAANQLYETAIESFALNKSVLRISEGQAIAANLPPALAETIPNLPAIKEKTVAVVCSEASCKPPVSSAEELRKMLE
- a CDS encoding type II toxin-antitoxin system VapC family toxin; the encoded protein is MSYLLDTVIFLWSIGAKEKLNQRAQELLVDPNQEIYLSAVSSWEISLKIALGKLSLPGPAKQYIPERLQSWGIQPLSITHSHALAVGDLPPHHRDPFDRMLIAQARVEKMVLLTSDHQLSKYDVEIVWCGK